Proteins encoded by one window of Pseudomonas sp. PSKL.D1:
- a CDS encoding sigma-E factor negative regulatory protein — translation MSREALQESLSAVMDNEADELELRRVLNAVDDAETRATWSRYQVARAAMHKELLLPKLDIASAVSAALADEAVPAKTKQGPWRSIGRLAVAASVTVAVLAGVRMYNQDEITGAELAAQQPAQQGLSMPQTQGPAVLAGYSESSEQPTGPMANGVLQNQAGWDQRLPGYLRQHAQESALKGTESALPYARAASLENR, via the coding sequence ATGAGTCGTGAAGCTTTGCAGGAATCGCTGTCCGCGGTAATGGACAACGAAGCGGACGAACTGGAATTGCGTCGGGTGTTGAACGCCGTCGACGATGCCGAAACCCGTGCTACCTGGTCGCGTTACCAGGTAGCTCGTGCAGCCATGCACAAGGAACTGCTGCTGCCCAAGCTGGACATCGCTTCGGCGGTCTCTGCAGCGCTGGCTGATGAAGCCGTGCCGGCCAAAACCAAGCAAGGCCCGTGGCGCAGCATTGGCCGCCTGGCCGTTGCCGCTTCGGTCACTGTAGCCGTGCTGGCCGGTGTACGCATGTACAACCAGGACGAGATCACGGGCGCCGAGCTGGCTGCTCAGCAACCGGCACAGCAAGGCCTGAGCATGCCACAAACTCAAGGCCCGGCTGTTTTGGCAGGCTATAGTGAAAGCAGTGAGCAACCGACCGGGCCGATGGCCAATGGCGTGCTGCAGAACCAGGCCGGCTGGGATCAGCGTCTGCCGGGTTATTTGCGCCAACACGCGCAGGAATCCGCGCTCAAGGGCACTGAAAGCGCCCTGCCGTATGCCCGCGCCGCCAGCCTGGAAAACCGCTAA
- a CDS encoding MucB/RseB C-terminal domain-containing protein, producing the protein MRALPLLSLLIGSFMTVPALAANSSPEASEWLNKLAQAEQKQSYQGSFVYERNGSFSSHDIWHRVQDGKVSERLLQLDGAAQEIVRVDGNVQCVSGALVSGVGTPPDSAPRVLDPLKLMSWYDLRLAGKARVAGRDAVIVTLTPRDQHRYAFELNLDRQTGLPLRSLMLNDKGQLLERFQVTRLDTDRPPTDEDLQPGTGCKPVEHLARTASESVAGWRSDWLPPGFELINSAVRRDPARDSTVSSLMYDDGLARFSVFLEPVKDNSGADVRTQLGPTVAVSRRLNTPKGKVLVTVVGEIPLGTAERIALSMRPQDAQARQ; encoded by the coding sequence ATGCGCGCGCTACCTCTCCTGTCGCTGCTTATTGGCAGCTTCATGACGGTGCCAGCATTGGCGGCCAATTCTTCGCCCGAGGCGAGCGAATGGCTGAACAAGCTGGCACAGGCCGAGCAAAAGCAGAGTTACCAGGGTTCTTTCGTTTACGAACGAAACGGCAGCTTTTCTTCCCACGACATCTGGCATCGTGTTCAGGACGGTAAAGTCAGCGAGCGGCTGTTGCAGCTCGATGGCGCCGCCCAGGAAATCGTGCGGGTGGACGGCAACGTGCAGTGCGTGAGTGGCGCCTTGGTCAGTGGTGTAGGCACCCCGCCCGACTCTGCTCCACGTGTGCTTGATCCCCTTAAACTGATGAGTTGGTACGACCTGCGCCTTGCAGGCAAGGCTCGGGTAGCCGGTCGCGACGCAGTGATCGTCACCCTTACGCCGCGGGACCAGCATCGATATGCATTCGAGCTGAATCTGGACCGTCAGACAGGCTTGCCACTGCGCTCGTTGATGCTCAACGACAAGGGCCAATTGCTGGAGCGGTTCCAGGTAACCCGCCTGGATACCGACCGACCACCTACCGACGAAGATCTTCAGCCAGGTACTGGCTGCAAGCCCGTTGAACATTTGGCCCGCACCGCTTCCGAAAGCGTTGCGGGTTGGCGCTCGGACTGGCTCCCGCCTGGCTTCGAGCTGATTAACAGTGCCGTGCGCCGCGACCCTGCACGAGACAGTACTGTCAGCAGCCTGATGTATGACGACGGTCTGGCCCGCTTCTCGGTGTTTCTGGAACCCGTCAAGGACAATTCCGGTGCAGATGTGCGCACCCAGCTTGGCCCTACCGTGGCTGTTTCGCGCCGCTTGAACACACCCAAAGGCAAGGTGTTGGTCACCGTCGTCGGTGAAATTCCGCTGGGCACCGCCGAGCGCATTGCGTTGTCAATGCGGCCCCAGGATGCCCAGGCGCGCCAGTGA
- a CDS encoding DegQ family serine endoprotease: MFAAVLMLGQVLTAQAQEALPDFTTLVEQASPAVVNISTKQKLPDRRIASGQMPDLEGLPPMFREFFERNIPQQPRSPRGDRQREAQSLGSGFIISSDGYVLTNNHVVADADEIIVRLSDRSELQAKLVGTDPRTDVALLKVDGKNLPTVKLGDSEKLKVGEWVLAIGSPFGFDHSVTKGIVSAKGRTLPNDTYVPFIQTDVAINPGNSGGPLFNMNGEVVGINSQIFTRSGGFMGLSFAIPIDVAIDVSNQLKKDGKVSRGWLGVVIQEVNKDLAESFGLDKPAGALVAQVLEDGPAAKGGLQVGDVILSMNGQPIVMSADLPHLVGTLKDGQKAKLEIIRNGKRQNLDITVGAMPDDDADIAAGTGADGSAERSSNRLGVSVSDLTAEQKKTLELKGGVVIKEVQDGPAAMIGLRPGDVISHLNNQAIASAKQFTEIAKELPKNRSVSMRVLRQGRASFITFKLAE, encoded by the coding sequence ATGTTCGCCGCCGTGCTCATGCTTGGCCAGGTGCTTACGGCCCAAGCCCAGGAAGCCCTGCCGGACTTCACTACCCTGGTCGAGCAGGCCTCGCCGGCCGTGGTCAACATCAGTACCAAGCAGAAGCTGCCGGACCGTCGCATCGCCTCCGGGCAGATGCCGGACCTGGAAGGGCTACCGCCGATGTTCCGAGAGTTCTTCGAGCGTAATATCCCCCAGCAGCCGCGTTCGCCGCGCGGTGATCGTCAGCGCGAGGCCCAATCATTGGGCTCGGGCTTCATCATCTCCAGCGACGGCTATGTGTTGACCAACAACCACGTTGTTGCCGATGCCGACGAGATCATCGTCCGCCTGTCGGACCGCAGCGAGCTGCAGGCGAAGCTGGTCGGCACTGACCCGCGTACGGACGTGGCCCTGCTCAAAGTCGATGGCAAGAACCTGCCGACCGTCAAGCTGGGTGACTCCGAAAAACTCAAGGTCGGTGAGTGGGTGCTGGCTATCGGCTCGCCATTCGGCTTCGACCATTCGGTGACCAAAGGTATCGTCAGCGCCAAGGGTCGTACGCTGCCCAACGATACCTACGTGCCGTTCATCCAGACCGACGTGGCCATCAACCCGGGTAACTCCGGTGGCCCGCTGTTCAACATGAACGGTGAAGTGGTAGGCATCAACTCGCAGATCTTCACCCGTTCGGGCGGCTTCATGGGCCTGTCGTTCGCCATTCCGATCGATGTGGCCATCGACGTTTCCAACCAGTTGAAGAAGGACGGCAAAGTCAGCCGTGGCTGGCTGGGCGTGGTGATTCAGGAGGTCAACAAAGACCTGGCTGAGTCGTTTGGCCTCGACAAACCGGCTGGCGCTCTGGTGGCCCAGGTGCTGGAAGACGGCCCGGCAGCCAAAGGCGGCCTGCAAGTGGGTGACGTGATTCTGAGCATGAACGGCCAGCCGATCGTCATGTCCGCCGACTTGCCGCACCTGGTTGGTACCTTGAAAGATGGCCAGAAGGCCAAGTTGGAAATCATCCGTAACGGCAAGCGCCAGAACCTGGATATCACCGTAGGTGCCATGCCGGACGACGACGCCGACATCGCTGCTGGCACCGGTGCCGATGGCAGTGCCGAGCGCAGCAGCAACCGTCTGGGTGTGTCGGTGTCTGACTTGACCGCCGAGCAGAAAAAGACGCTGGAGCTCAAGGGCGGCGTGGTCATCAAGGAAGTCCAGGACGGCCCGGCAGCCATGATTGGCCTGCGTCCGGGTGACGTGATCAGCCACCTGAACAACCAGGCCATCGCTTCGGCCAAGCAGTTCACCGAAATTGCCAAGGAATTGCCGAAAAATCGTTCGGTGTCGATGCGTGTGTTGCGTCAGGGGCGTGCGAGCTTCATTACCTTCAAACTGGCTGAATAA
- a CDS encoding protein YgfX, translated as MSSPSNWFECRWQGSLLLLACYLIGQVLALGAIWLSDVPQWVDLPATLGCVAHAWWAIPRRILLTHAQAVTGLRRDVLGWRVYSRAMGWQPVRLCRDSVALPVLVVLRFKRVGCWFGESQCIPQDALGMDEHRRLRVRLKFSRRRFGSASTGRAPGL; from the coding sequence GTGTCCAGCCCAAGTAATTGGTTCGAGTGCCGCTGGCAGGGGTCGCTACTCTTGCTGGCGTGCTACCTGATTGGCCAGGTGCTGGCGCTGGGTGCCATCTGGTTGAGTGATGTGCCCCAGTGGGTTGATCTGCCTGCCACACTTGGTTGTGTTGCCCACGCTTGGTGGGCAATTCCACGACGAATTCTACTGACGCATGCACAGGCCGTGACGGGCTTGCGCCGTGATGTGCTCGGCTGGCGAGTCTACAGCCGCGCGATGGGTTGGCAGCCGGTGCGGCTGTGCCGGGATAGCGTGGCCTTGCCGGTGCTTGTAGTACTACGCTTCAAGCGGGTGGGGTGCTGGTTCGGCGAGAGTCAATGTATCCCCCAGGATGCCCTTGGCATGGATGAGCATCGTCGGCTGCGCGTGCGGCTGAAGTTCAGCCGACGCAGGTTTGGCAGCGCTTCCACAGGGCGGGCCCCAGGCCTGTAG
- a CDS encoding FAD assembly factor SdhE, whose product MVEQTELNRLFWHSRRGMLELDVLLVPFTQEVYPTLSEADRELYVRLLSCEDQDMFGWFMERTESEDPELQRMVRIILDRVQPK is encoded by the coding sequence ATGGTCGAACAAACTGAACTCAACCGGCTTTTCTGGCATAGCCGCCGTGGCATGCTTGAGCTGGACGTGCTGCTGGTGCCATTCACTCAAGAGGTCTACCCGACCCTGAGCGAAGCCGACCGCGAACTGTATGTGCGCCTGCTGAGCTGCGAGGATCAGGACATGTTCGGCTGGTTCATGGAGCGCACCGAGTCCGAAGACCCGGAACTGCAGCGCATGGTCCGCATCATCCTGGACCGTGTCCAGCCCAAGTAA
- the rpoE gene encoding RNA polymerase sigma factor RpoE, with the protein MLTQEEDQQLVERVQRGDRRAFDLLVLKYQHKILGLIVRFVHDTHEAQDVAQEAFIKAYRALGNFRGDSAFYTWLYRIAINTAKNYLVSRGRRPPDSDVSSEDAEFYDGDHGLKDLESPERSLLRDEIEGTVHRTIQQLPEDLRTALTLREFDGLSYEDIASVMQCPVGTVRSRIFRAREAIDKALQPLLQET; encoded by the coding sequence ATGCTAACCCAGGAAGAGGATCAGCAGCTTGTAGAGCGCGTACAGCGCGGTGACAGGCGAGCGTTTGATCTGTTGGTGCTGAAGTATCAGCACAAGATTCTCGGGTTGATCGTGCGGTTCGTCCACGACACCCACGAGGCCCAGGATGTAGCGCAGGAAGCCTTTATCAAGGCCTATCGCGCGCTTGGCAATTTCCGCGGAGACAGTGCGTTTTATACCTGGCTGTACCGCATCGCCATCAACACGGCGAAGAACTACTTGGTGTCCCGTGGAAGACGGCCACCAGACAGCGATGTGAGCTCCGAGGACGCGGAGTTTTACGACGGCGATCATGGTCTCAAGGATCTCGAGTCCCCAGAGCGCTCGTTGTTGCGGGATGAAATCGAAGGCACTGTCCATCGCACCATCCAGCAACTGCCCGAAGATTTGCGCACGGCGTTGACCCTGCGTGAGTTCGACGGGTTGAGTTACGAGGACATTGCCAGTGTCATGCAATGCCCGGTGGGTACCGTGCGCTCTCGAATCTTCCGCGCTCGGGAGGCCATAGACAAAGCCCTGCAGCCGTTGTTGCAGGAAACCTGA
- the nadB gene encoding L-aspartate oxidase, translated as MSQQFQHDVLVIGSGAAGLSLALNLPGHLRIAVLSKGDLANGSTYWAQGGVAAVLDDTDTVQSHVEDTLNAGGGLCDEDAVRFTVEHSREAIEWLIEQGVPFTRDEHYSVDDGGFEFHLTREGGHSHRRIIHAADATGAAIFTTLLAQARQRPNIELLEQRVAVDLITERRLGLDGERCLGAYVLNRNTGEVDTYGARFTVLATGGAAKVYLYTSNPDGACGDGIAMAWRAGCRVANLEFNQFHPTCLYHPQAKSFLITEALRGEGALLRLPNGERFMPRFDPREELAPRDIVARAIDHEMKRLGVDCVYLDITHKPADFIKNHFPTVYERCLTFGIDITRQPIPVVPAAHYTCGGVMVDDRGHTDVPGLYAIGETSFTGLHGANRMASNSLLECFVYGRAAAADIQAHLDRVSMPTTLPGWDASQVTDSDEDVIIAHNWDELRRFMWDYVGIVRTSKRLQRAEHRIRLLLDEIDEFYSNYKVSRDLIELRNLAQVAELMIRSAMQRKESRGLHYTLDYPGMLAEARDTVLSPG; from the coding sequence ATGAGCCAACAATTCCAACATGATGTCCTGGTGATCGGCAGCGGCGCCGCCGGTCTCAGCCTGGCACTGAACCTTCCCGGCCACCTGCGCATTGCCGTACTGAGCAAGGGTGACCTGGCCAACGGTTCCACCTATTGGGCCCAAGGCGGTGTTGCCGCCGTGCTTGACGACACCGATACCGTGCAGTCCCATGTCGAGGACACGCTTAACGCCGGTGGTGGCCTGTGCGACGAAGACGCCGTGCGCTTCACCGTCGAGCACAGCCGCGAGGCCATCGAGTGGCTGATCGAACAGGGCGTACCGTTCACGCGTGACGAGCATTACAGCGTCGACGACGGCGGCTTCGAGTTTCACCTCACCCGTGAGGGCGGCCACAGCCACCGTCGCATCATCCATGCCGCTGACGCCACCGGTGCAGCCATCTTCACCACACTGCTGGCGCAGGCACGCCAACGCCCTAACATCGAACTGCTTGAACAGCGCGTGGCGGTCGACCTGATTACCGAGCGCAGGCTGGGGCTTGACGGGGAGCGTTGCCTGGGTGCCTACGTCCTGAACCGAAACACCGGCGAGGTAGACACCTACGGTGCCCGGTTCACCGTGCTGGCCACCGGTGGCGCCGCCAAGGTCTATCTCTATACCAGCAACCCCGATGGCGCTTGCGGTGATGGCATTGCCATGGCCTGGCGCGCCGGTTGCCGGGTGGCGAATCTGGAATTCAACCAGTTCCACCCTACCTGCCTGTACCACCCGCAGGCCAAAAGCTTCCTGATCACCGAGGCCTTGCGCGGTGAAGGTGCACTGCTGCGCCTGCCCAACGGCGAGCGCTTCATGCCGCGCTTCGACCCGCGAGAAGAGCTGGCACCCCGTGACATCGTGGCCCGCGCCATCGACCACGAAATGAAGCGACTGGGCGTTGATTGCGTGTACCTGGACATCACGCACAAGCCGGCAGACTTCATAAAGAACCATTTCCCGACCGTCTACGAGCGGTGCCTGACATTCGGCATCGACATTACCCGCCAGCCAATCCCGGTGGTGCCAGCTGCCCATTACACCTGTGGTGGCGTCATGGTCGACGATCGCGGGCACACCGACGTGCCGGGCCTGTACGCCATTGGCGAAACCAGCTTCACCGGCCTGCACGGTGCCAACCGCATGGCCAGCAACTCGCTGCTGGAATGTTTCGTTTATGGCCGTGCCGCAGCGGCGGACATCCAGGCACATCTGGACCGGGTCAGCATGCCCACCACCTTGCCAGGCTGGGATGCCAGCCAGGTCACCGATTCGGACGAAGACGTGATCATTGCGCACAACTGGGACGAACTGCGGCGTTTCATGTGGGACTATGTTGGCATCGTGCGCACCAGCAAGCGCTTGCAGCGTGCCGAGCACCGTATCCGCCTGTTGCTTGACGAAATCGACGAGTTTTACAGCAATTACAAGGTCAGCCGGGATCTGATCGAACTGCGTAACCTGGCGCAAGTGGCGGAGTTGATGATTCGTTCGGCAATGCAGCGCAAGGAGAGCCGCGGGTTGCATTACACGCTGGATTACCCAGGGATGCTGGCAGAGGCGCGAGATACCGTGCTCAGTCCGGGCTGA
- the ygfZ gene encoding CAF17-like 4Fe-4S cluster assembly/insertion protein YgfZ, whose translation MADSAFFCPLSHEGILAVRGSDAGKFLQGQLTCNINYLSQEHASLGARCMVKGRMQSSFRILPEGNGYLLAMASELLEPQLADLKKYAVFSKATLADESAAWARFGLQGGADVLQALGLALPEHAGSTVRQDGLIAITVSEGRAELWAPAEVAATVREKLAAALPEAPLNDWLLGQVRAGIGQVMGPTRELFIPQMINLQAVDGVSFKKGCYTGQEIVARMQYLGKLKRRQYRLALDACEAPTPATEIFSPVHGSSVGEVVIAANAALGCELLAVLSAEAVESGKLHLGSLEGPSLQVLDLPYELDRDREIQR comes from the coding sequence ATGGCCGATTCCGCTTTCTTCTGCCCTCTGTCCCATGAGGGCATCCTCGCCGTCCGCGGCTCCGATGCCGGCAAGTTCCTGCAGGGTCAGTTGACCTGCAATATCAACTACCTGAGCCAGGAGCATGCCAGCCTTGGCGCACGCTGCATGGTCAAGGGGCGCATGCAGTCGAGCTTCCGAATCTTGCCCGAAGGCAACGGTTACCTGCTGGCAATGGCCAGCGAGCTGCTTGAGCCGCAACTGGCCGACCTGAAGAAGTACGCCGTGTTCTCCAAGGCCACGCTGGCTGACGAAAGCGCGGCATGGGCACGTTTTGGCTTGCAGGGCGGTGCTGATGTTTTGCAAGCGTTGGGCCTGGCCCTGCCTGAACACGCCGGCTCCACCGTGCGCCAGGACGGATTGATTGCCATCACCGTCTCCGAAGGCCGCGCCGAGCTGTGGGCCCCTGCCGAGGTTGCTGCAACGGTTCGTGAGAAACTGGCCGCTGCATTGCCCGAAGCGCCACTGAACGACTGGCTGCTGGGGCAGGTACGTGCGGGCATCGGTCAGGTCATGGGCCCGACTCGCGAACTCTTCATCCCCCAGATGATCAACTTGCAGGCGGTCGATGGCGTAAGTTTCAAGAAGGGCTGCTATACCGGCCAGGAAATCGTTGCCCGCATGCAGTACCTGGGCAAGCTCAAGCGCCGGCAATATCGCCTGGCGCTCGATGCGTGCGAGGCCCCAACGCCAGCCACCGAGATTTTCTCGCCGGTTCATGGCTCGTCGGTGGGTGAAGTGGTGATCGCCGCAAACGCGGCCCTTGGCTGTGAACTGCTCGCAGTATTGAGCGCCGAGGCCGTGGAAAGCGGCAAGCTGCACTTGGGCAGC